From Fusobacterium varium:
GAGATGGAGCATATCCCAACATATAGAACATAGGAACAAATATTGGAGCTAATAGAGCCCATTTCGCAGATCCACTTCCTATAAATAAATTAATAAATGCAGTTAATAGAATAAACATTATAAAAAGAGGAATTCCCTTTAAATTCATTGAAGTGAGCATTTCTGCCCCATTAACAGCAAGGATATATCCAAGTTTGCTCCAGTTGAAATAAGCAACAAACTGCCCAATGATAAATACAAGAACAATGTATGAAGACATATCTTTCATAGCAATAGTCATATATTTAGGTACATCTCCAGCTGATTTAATTTTTCCCATTGTAATACCATAAGAGATACCAGCAATTAAGAAAAGTATTAAAAGTATAGGAATGATAGCTTTTAGTAATGGTGAATCAAGTAAAGAACCTGTTTTTGCATTTCTAAGAAAACTATTTTGAGGAAAAACAGCTATAAATAAAATAATTAAATAAATTGCAGTTGCTATTCCAGAATTTCTTAACGCCTTTTTTTCTAATGGAGAAACTTCTTCTTGAGGAATTATTTTTTTACCAGTATATTTTCCAAGTCTTGGTTCAATTATTTTTTCTGTAACAACAGTACCAACTATTGCAAGAAGAAAAGTAGAAGCAGCCATAAAATACCAGTTACAAACTACTGATACTTGCATATTAGGATTTACTATTTTAACAGCTTCAGTTGTAATACCTGCTAAAAGTGCATCTGTTCCAGCAACTAAAAGGTTAGCACTAAATCCTGCTGTAGTAGCGGCATATCCTACTGCAATACCAGTTAATGGATGTCTTCCCAAAGAAAGGAAGATAAAAGCTGATATAACTGGAATTACTACAATTGCAGCGTCAGAAGCTAGATTTCCACATATTCCAATTATCATTATCATGAAAGTTATTATTCTTGGATAATCTTTTAATGTAAGAATACTGTTTCTCATAAAAGATGAAACAAGTCCAACATGTTCAGCAAGACCAATACCAAGCGTCATAACTAATACAAGCCCTAAAGGAGAAAAGCCAGTAAAATTTTTAACCATACTTTGTAACATAAAATTTATACCTTCTGCAGACAAAAGACTTTTTGCTACAACAACTTTATTTGTAACAGGATCAACTACCTGAATGTTAAAGATAGTACATACTGCTGAAACAATTATAATTGCAGCAGCTAAGCAGCAGAAAAGAATAAAAGGATGAGGGATTTTATTTCCTACTCTTTCTACCCAATCAAGAAAACCATGTTTTTTCATATTTGTATCTGTCATAATAAAACCTCCCTTGTTAAAAAGTATTCTGATATTTTTAGACGTCTTTTCAGACAAAACTTATAA
This genomic window contains:
- a CDS encoding putative aminobenzoyl-glutamate transporter, with protein sequence MTDTNMKKHGFLDWVERVGNKIPHPFILFCCLAAAIIIVSAVCTIFNIQVVDPVTNKVVVAKSLLSAEGINFMLQSMVKNFTGFSPLGLVLVMTLGIGLAEHVGLVSSFMRNSILTLKDYPRIITFMIMIIGICGNLASDAAIVVIPVISAFIFLSLGRHPLTGIAVGYAATTAGFSANLLVAGTDALLAGITTEAVKIVNPNMQVSVVCNWYFMAASTFLLAIVGTVVTEKIIEPRLGKYTGKKIIPQEEVSPLEKKALRNSGIATAIYLIILFIAVFPQNSFLRNAKTGSLLDSPLLKAIIPILLILFLIAGISYGITMGKIKSAGDVPKYMTIAMKDMSSYIVLVFIIGQFVAYFNWSKLGYILAVNGAEMLTSMNLKGIPLFIMFILLTAFINLFIGSGSAKWALLAPIFVPMFYMLGYAPSLTQMLYRIGDSTTNIISPLFPYMPIILGLAQEYDEEYGMGTVISTMIPYTVAMLIMWIIMAIVWIMLGIPLGPGEVLYL